From a single Brassica napus cultivar Da-Ae chromosome C9, Da-Ae, whole genome shotgun sequence genomic region:
- the LOC111200920 gene encoding uncharacterized protein LOC111200920, which produces MAMVRASKNIVSYIRELKPRKDTSRIEVRIVRLWRNYNKESGNTIEMVFVDKEGTRIHASVGEQLIKKFDDKLREGDAIVVQLFKVYDAIGEYRTTPHPYKIGFFQTIFVGKADDFPSAVPKNYFADFSDILGGNLDPVCLPDDSLALTNNDSSQWSVGTATSIRARFFVLNEMLTIREIIDSTLVGTFVTLGTIETIDTERGWQYLSCKYQNKKVMPTTKVDDNDRPLFFCNTCDKEHSDVISSGEANFLLFDANAQQIVRHSAAELYDENEDEDFLPEAVSDLFGKRVLCEISVDAGNIKGKSSQYVVRLATDDREMVEEFADLPPKPVLMLESTDDISSGSGGFTATPLSKRKSEQDEDSCLEDQHSVNKKLSQKKFKGE; this is translated from the exons ATGGCAATGGTGCGAGCCTCCAAAAACATTGTTTCTTATATTAGAGAATTAAAACCCCGTAAAGATACGTCGCGTATTGAAGTTAGGATTGTTCGGTTATGGAGAAACtataacaaagaatcaggaaacaCCATTGAAATGGTTTTTGTTGATAAAGAA GGGACAAGAATTCATGCTTCAGTTGGTGAACAACTCATCAAAAAATTCGATGACAAGCTACGCGAGGGAGATGCGATTGTCGTCCAGTTGTTCAAAGTGTACGATGCTATTGGTGAATACCGTACGACGCCACATCCATACAAAATTGgcttctttcaaacaatatttgttGGAAAAGCTGATGATTTTCCAAGTGCAGTTCCCAAAAATTATTTCGCGGACTTCTCCGATATTCTTGGTGGAAATCTTGATCCTGTTTG TCTTCCTGATGATTCACTTGCTCTTACAAACAACGATAGTAGCCAATGGTCTGTTGGTACTGCTACATCTATTCGTGCCAGGTTTTTTGTTCTTAATGAGATGCTGACCATAAGAGAGATCATTGATAGTACTCTG GTTGGCACTTTTGTCACTCTGGGGACTATAGAAACAATTGATACTGAACGTGGTTGGCAATATTTAAGTTGCaaataccaaaacaaaaaagtgATGCCTACAACCAAAGTTGATGACAATGACCGGCCCTTGTTCTTCTGCAATACATGTGATAAAGAACACAGTGATGTCATTTCCAG CGGTGAGgctaattttcttttgtttgatgCTAATGCTCAACAAATTGTGCGTCATTCTGCCGCTGAACTCTATGACGAG AATGAAGATGAAGACTTCTTACCAGAAGCAGTTAGCGATCTCTTTGGTAAGAGAGTCCTTTGTGAGATTTCAGTTGATGCTGGTAACATCAAAGGAAAGAGCTCTCAGTATGTTGTTCGATTGGCTACTGATGACCGTGAAATGGTTGAGGAATTTGCTGATTTGCCTCCTAAACCG GTCCTAATGTTGGAGTCCACAGATGATATTTCCTCTGGTTCTGGTGGTTTTACAGCAACTCCTTTGTCCAAAAGAAAAAGCGAACAAGATGAAGACAGTTGCCTTGAGGATCAACACTCTGTTAAcaagaaactctctcaaaagaAATTTAAGGGCGAGTGA
- the LOC106370621 gene encoding DNA damage-repair/toleration protein DRT100: MVDAKNALVIVLTSVTVLLLAGAPTVVQACLPSERAALLEFRSKLNEPFIGVFKTWKGQDCCNGWYGVSCDPKSRRVSGITLRGVSEEPIFQRAKRKGFMTGTISPALCKLTHLSGITITDWEGISGVIPSCFTNLLAMRHLDLAGNKISGDIPANIGKLMKLRVLNLADNKISGVIPPSITRLTSLSHLDLRNNYISGVIPGDIGRLKMLSRVLLTGNRISGQIPESLTRIYRLADLELGMNRITGAIPTSLGKMSVLATLDLHGNLISGAIPGSLMTSSISNLNLRGNRLAGRIPNTFGPRSYFTVLDLSNNRLQGAIPASITTASFIGHIDVSHNQLCGKIPTGSHFGHLEAASFAYNRCLCGKPLGNCRK, translated from the coding sequence ATGGTGGATGCTAAGAATGCGTTAGTGATTGTATTAACCAGCGTCACCGTACTGCTTCTCGCCGGTGCCCCCACGGTGGTCCAAGCTTGTCTCCCCTCCGAACGAGCGGCGCTTCTTGAGTTCCGATCAAAGCTCAACGAGCCTTTCATTGGCGTATTCAAAACATGGAAAGGCCAAGACTGCTGCAACGGGTGGTACGGCGTGAGCTGCGACCCGAAAAGCCGCCGAGTCTCCGGCATCACCCTCCGCGGAGTATCGGAGGAGCCGATTTTCCAAAGGGCGAAACGGAAGGGGTTCATGACCGGCACCATCTCGCCGGCGTTGTGTAAACTCACTCACCTCTCCGGCATTACAATCACCGACTGGGAAGGAATCTCCGGCGTGATTCCGAGCTGCTTCACGAATCTTCTTGCAATGAGACATTTAGATCTCGCCGGGAATAAAATCTCCGGCGATATTCCGGCGAATATCGGGAAGCTGATGAAGCTAAGAGTGCTGAATCTCGCCGATAATAAAATCTCCGGTGTGATTCCTCCGTCGATCACGAGGTTAACGAGCTTATCGCATCTTGATTTGAGGAACAATTATATCTCCGGCGTCATACCGGGAGATATCGGCCGGTTAAAGATGCTGAGCCGTGTGCTCTTAACCGGTAACAGAATCTCGGGTCAGATACCCGAATCTTTGACCCGGATCTACCGGCTCGCGGATCTTGAGCTCGGGATGAACCGAATCACCGGCGCGATCCCGACTTCGCTGGGGAAAATGTCGGTGCTCGCGACGCTCGATCTCCACGGGAACTTGATCTCCGGCGCGATTCCGGGGAGTTTGATGACTTCGTCGATTTCGAATTTGAATTTGCGAGGGAACCGTCTTGCTGGAAGGATACCGAATACGTTCGGACCGAGGTCGTACTTCACGGTGCTGGATCTTTCGAACAACCGTCTACAGGGAGCGATCCCGGCGAGTATTACGACGGCGTCGTTTATAGGACACATAGACGTGAGTCATAACCAACTGTGTGGGAAGATTCCGACGGGATCTCATTTTGGTCATCTTGAAGCGGCGTCGTTTGCTTACAATAGATGCCTCTGTGGGAAGCCTCTTGGGAACTGtcgaaaataa
- the LOC106369943 gene encoding uncharacterized protein LOC106369943, which yields MTFVYGDPVRQRRNEVWTVLKSIGMNRHGGWGLVGDFNEIMCSDEKLGGPGRSESSFFQFRSMARVCKIKEIPSSGDKLSWAGVREVITNGVKENVWIQCRLDRAFGNAEWFSLFPRTHLQYLERLGSDHRPIFLSMVSRTQRRRGRFMFDKRWSTQPAVCDIIKKHWRPVERSDGRDVTSVISSCRKDLAQWKRSDAGNSKKQIMQLRLQLEGEEKKCVPNLAMLADLKVKLAQLYQEEESFWKQKSKNTWLVAGDLNTKVFHGWAKSRKMKNLIPALVDSGGVEQTEEDAKGEIAVQYFTNLFRSSSPSDATELLLGMEPKVTELMNTRLTKDVSDAEIKRAVKAIKSDSAPGADGMSAHFFQKHWCHTGPMITKEVHRFFREGILPSEWNYTQLFLLPKKPNPKLMSDLRPISLCSVIYKIISKVLCSRLKGILPQIVSPTQGAFVAGRLISDNLLIAHEMVNGLKTNPNCKEDFIAIKTDMSKAYDRVEWSFLEALFVKMGFHRKWIDWIMLCVSSVTYTVLLNGQEFGHIVPERGLRQGDPLSPFLFILCAEALVHVMNRAEENGRISGMKLTRHCPAVQHLLFADDSLFLIKAELQECVAFLRCLELYGKASGQEINFNKSSITFGEGIDEVMRRLIAELLNIENVGGVGSYLGLPECFSGSKQELLAFIGEKLDKRLNGWYTKMLFLGGKEVLLKSIAMALPVYAMSCFKLTKHHCQKMMSAMSAFWWNESGDKKKIHWIAWVKLCESKENGGLGFRDIEDFNQALLAKQAWKLMNEPQSLLAEIYKGRYYAKTSLLEAGKGFQPSYAWRSIVFGRELLKKGLITSIGNGKDSMVWLDKWIMDEEPRRPVNKQIHFDGNLRVADLLNQNGTWKLEELNNLFPVNEVSRIMALQIGGREDKLIWAYTNHGANTVKSGYGLLVNAEARRNAQMTVQEQRLLTLKRRVWKIVCLPKIRMFLWRALSGALAVADRLQSRGLNVQGRCPLCQSEAETINHMLFRCSKALELWDLTECPKPAQGFSNGLEANIAFLFDALDGNGVGDSTVLNAEEEATLWFEANKQAQHIEAQSHRIGDMERWCPPSTGTVKCNIHVNWRSAALISGGAWIARDHTGNVLFHGRDAFTPSPNRMIAELRGILWVMQSARDLHFHSICIASDHRDTAEALLSPASWPRFRCLLEQIMALCNSFFSVAFEVEKVGANSIVRDIAKSVMRDGRLQSYLALGGPAWLHSRIIREATRQD from the exons ATGACTTTTGTTTATGGTGATCCCGTAAGACAGAGAAGGAATGAGGTATGGACTGTCTTGAAGTCTATTGGAATGAACCGTCATGGAGGATGGGGCTTAGTGggtgattttaatgaaataatgTGTAGTGATGAAAAGCTTGGTGGACCTGGGCGCAGTGAGAGTTCCTTTTTTCAGTTTCGGTCTATGGCTCGTGTCTGTAAGATAAAGGAGATTCCGAGCTCTGGAGATAAGCTCTCATGGGCAGGAGTACGAGAGGTGATCACCAATGGTGTTAAAGAAAATGTTTGGATTCAGTGTCGGCTTGATAGAGCCTTCGGAAACGCAGAATGGTTTAGTCTCTTCCCCCGCACTCACCTACAATATCTGGAACGCTTGGGGTCTGACCACAGACCTATCTTTCTCAGTATGGTGTCTCGGACTCAGAGGCGAAGAGGAAGATTTATGTTTGATAAGCGATGGTCCACGCAACCGGCAGTGTgtgatataataaaaaaacattggAGACCGGTGGAACGATCAGATGGTAGAGATGTGACCTCAGTGATCTCATCGTGTCGCAAAGATTTGGCCCAGTGGAAAAGAAGTGATGCAGGAAACTCTAAGAAACAGATCATGCAGCTAAGGCTACAACTCGAGGGGGAGGAGAAAAAATGTGTTCCCAATTTGGCGATGCTTGCTGATCTGAAGGTGAAGTTGGCCCAGTtgtatcaagaagaagaaagcttctGGAAACAGAAGAGTAAAAACACGTGGCTGGTGGCGGGGGATTTAAATACGAAGGTCTTTCATGGGTGGGCAAAATCAAGGAAAATGAAGAACTTGATACCTGCTTTAGTTGACTCGGGAGGTGTTGAACAAACCGAGGAAGATGCGAAGGGAGAGATCGCAGTACAATACTTCACAAACCTTTTCCGTTCATCTTCTCCATCTGATGCTACAGAGCTGTTGCTAGGAATGGAGCCCAAGGTAACAGAGTTGATGAATACGAGATTAACCAAAGACGTGTCAGATGCAGAGATTAAGAGAGCTGTAAAGGCGATTAAGAGTGATAGTGCCCCGGGAGCTGATGGTATGTCGGCACACTTTTTTCAGAAACATTGGTGCCACACTGGTCCTATGATCACAAAAGAAGTGCATCGTTTTTTCCGAGAAGGAATTCTCCCATCTGAATGGAACTATACCCAGCTATTCTTGTTACCAAAGAAGCCAAACCCGAAGCTGATGTCTGATCTCAGGCCTATTAGTTTGTGCTCGGTTATTTACAAGATCATCTCGAAGGTGTTGTGCTCGCGTCTTAAAGGAATCCTTCCACAGATTGTGTCTCCCACCCAAGGAGCCTTTGTTGCAGGAAGGCTTATCTCGGACAACCTGTTGATTGCACATGAGATGGTGAATGGCCTGAAGACAAACCCCAACTGTAAGGAGGACTTCATTGCAATCAAAACAGACATGTCAAAGGCATACGACAGGGTTGAATGGTCGTTTTTGGAAGCACTTTTTGTGAAGATGGGTTTCCATAGGAAGTGGATTGATTGGATCATGCTGTGTGTGAGTTCTGTCACGTATACGGTTCTTCTAAATGGACAGGAGTTTGGTCACATCGTTCCAGAGAGGGGACTGAGGCAAGGGGACCCTCTCTCCCcctttcttttcattctttGTGCAGAAGCGTTGGTACACGTGATGAACAGAGCTGAGGAAAACGGTCGAATCTCTGGAATGAAGCTTACTCGCCATTGTCCTGCAGTACAACACTTACTCTTTGCTGACGATAGTTTGTTCCTGATAAAAGCTGAATTACAGGAATGTGTTGCTTTTCTGAGATGTTTAGAGCTGTATGGAAAGGCATCGGGGCAGGAAATAAATTTCAACAAATCTTCTATCACCTTTGGAGAAGGTATTGATGAGGTTATGCGGAGACTGATTGCTGAGCTTCTGAATATTGAAAATGTGGGAGGTGTTGGATCATACTTGGGTCTACCTGAGTGTTTTAGCGGTTCGAAGCAGGAATTGTTAGCTTTCATTGGAGAAAAACTTGACAAAAGACTAAATGGATGGTATACCAAAATGCTTTTTCTTGGGGGAAAGGAGGTACTCCTTAAGTCTATTGCAATGGCTCTTCCGGTGTATGCGATGTCATGCTTCAAGCTTACTAAGCACCATTGCCAAAAAATGATGAGTGCGATGTCTGCCTTCTGGTGGAATGAGAGTGGAGATAAGAAGAAGATTCATTGGATAGCTTGGGTTAAACTGTGTGAATCCAAAGAGAATGGAGGCCTTGGGTTTAGAGACATAGAGGATTTTAACCAGGCTTTATTGGCAAAGCAGGCGTGGAAGTTAATGAATGAACCTCAAAGTCTGCTAGCAGAGATTTACAAGGGACGCTACTACGCAAAGACGTCTCTGCTTGAGGCTGGAAAGGGATTTCAACCCTCTTATGCGTGGCGGAGCATCGTCTTTGGTAGAGAGCTACTGAAGAAAGGTTTAATTACGTCTATTGGTAACGGTAAGGATTCCATGGTTTGGCTAGATAAATGGATAATGGATGAGGAACCTCGTCGACCAGTCAACAAGCAGATCCATTTTGACGGGAATCTTCGTGTGGCTGATTTATTGAATCAAAACGGTACATGGAAGTTGGAGGAGCTTAATAATCTCTTTCCTGTGAATGAAGTGAGTCGAATCATGGCGCTTCAGATTGGAGGTAGAGAAGACAAATTAATTTGGGCTTACACAAATCATGGAGCTAATACAGTCAAGAGTGGCTATGGATTGTTAGTAAACGCGGAGGCACGTAGGAATGCTCAGATGACAGTCCAGGAGCAGAGGTTGTTAACACTCAAGCGTAGAGTGTGGAAGATTGTGTGTTTACCAAAAATCAGAATGTTTCTTTGGCGTGCTCTCTCTGGGGCTCTAGCTGTGGCTGATAGGTTGCAATCTAGAGGCTTGAATGTACAAGGAAGATGCCCTTTGTGTCAATCGGAAGCGGAAACAATCAATCATATGTTGTTTCGGTGTAGCAAGGCGTTGGAACTGTGGGATCTAACAGAGTGCCCCAAGCCGGCGCAAGGGTTTTCCAATGGACTCGAGGCCAACATAGCTTTCTTGTTTGATGCTTTGGATGGAAATGGTGTTGGAGACAGCACG GTGCTTAATGCTGAGGAGGAAGCTACTTTGTGGTTTGAGGCAAACAAACAAGCTCAACACATTGAGGCGCAGAGTCATAGAATAGGTGATATGGAACGGTGGTGCCCTCCTTCAACAGGTACTGTTAAATGTAACATTCATGTCAACTGGAGGAGTGCAGCCTTGATTAGTGGAGGAGCTTGGATAGCAAGGGATCATACGGGGAACGTTTTATTCCATGGTCGTGATGCCTTTACTCCCTCACCAAACAGGATGATCGCAGAGCTGAGGGGTATATTATGGGTGATGCAGAGTGCACGGGATTTACATTTTCATTCAATATGCATCGCCTCAGATCATCGAGATACCGCTGAAGCTTTACTATCCCCTGCATCATGGCCACGGTTTCGATGTCTCTTGGAACAAATCATGGCACTGTGTAATTCTTTCTTTTCAGTCGCCTTTGAAGTGGAGAAAGTAGGGGCGAACTCAATAGTTCGAGATATCGCAAAGAGTGTAATGAGAGACGGTCGTCTGCAATCATATCTTGCTCTAGGCGGACCAGCCTGGCTTCATAGCCGCATCATCCGAGAAGCTACAAGACAAGACTAA
- the LOC106370624 gene encoding histone H3.3 — protein sequence MVRSKQKARMMSTGARLPPRITNMMRVTPCNRSIKKPYRYRPGTVALREIRMYQKNTYPLIPKLPFQRLVKEIGQSLKADLRFQSSAIDALQEAAEAFLVEFFHDANLFAIHAKRVTIMRKDIMLAKRLRGDKL from the coding sequence ATGGTTCGTTCCAAACAGAAGGCTAGGATGATGTCCACAGGAGCTAGGCTCCCTCCGCGGATTACCAATATGATGAGAGTAACACCCTGTAACCGTAGCATTAAGAAGCCGTATAGGTACAGGCCAGGAACTGTGGCGCTAAGAGAGATCAGAATGTATCAGAAGAACACATATCCACTGATCCCAAAACTTCCATTCCAAAGATTGGTGAAAGAAATAGGCCAAAGTTTGAAGGCAGACTTACGTTTCCAGAGCAGCGCTATTGATGCTCTCCAAGAAGCAGCTGAAGCTTTTCTCGTTGAGTTCTTTCATGACGCCAATTTGTTTGCCATACATGCCAAGCGAGTGACTATCATGCGTAAAGACATCATGCTTGCTAAAAGGCTTCGAGGTGATAAACTTTGA